From Desulfuromonas soudanensis, the proteins below share one genomic window:
- a CDS encoding putative manganese-dependent inorganic diphosphatase, producing the protein MNRDITYVIGHKNPDTDSVCSAMAYARLRQEQGMANVQPARAGNINRQTEFVLEQLSMPLPPLLTDVHPRVRDVVGEQVITIDQNAPLSRALELFHSHSIRVLPVIDSDRRPLGLLFLKKVSERFLVPSREEELRRVLASPASITKCLKATPLHELEGDTVEEFALYVGAMASETFDQKMEGLDPRRMILITGDRENIQRQAVELGVRVLIVTGSLPVDPEILRRGREKGVTVLSTPFDTATSAWLTRLSTPVGALVGDAYPSVGLGERLDDLRLKLLHSKDPGVIVLDSDGRVAAVATKSNLLAPTPVKLILVDHNELSQAVPGADKVEILEVIDHHRLGNFHTDHPIRFINQPLGSTCSVVASLYRQAGLTPDRTTAGLMLAGLLSDTVILKSPTTTAADRDLALWLEGLSGLDLQDFGRRIFGAGSALAAYPSLREMIVADFKEYQSGERRFGVGQVEVVSFHEFHALKDEIATALADLRRERRLDTAGLLVTDIVQETSLFLVLGGKELPYVIGYPQVEENLYQLNGVLSRKKQLVPHLLKIFKDEK; encoded by the coding sequence ATGAACAGGGACATCACCTACGTCATCGGCCATAAAAATCCCGATACCGACTCGGTCTGCAGCGCCATGGCCTATGCCCGGCTGCGCCAGGAGCAGGGGATGGCCAACGTTCAGCCGGCCCGGGCCGGCAACATCAACCGCCAGACCGAATTCGTTCTCGAGCAGCTGTCCATGCCGCTGCCGCCGCTCCTCACCGATGTCCATCCGCGGGTGCGGGATGTGGTCGGCGAGCAGGTCATTACCATCGACCAGAACGCCCCGCTGTCCCGGGCCCTCGAACTTTTTCATTCCCACAGCATCCGGGTGTTGCCGGTCATCGACTCCGATCGGCGCCCCCTGGGGCTTCTCTTCCTGAAAAAGGTCTCGGAGCGATTTCTCGTCCCGAGCCGGGAGGAGGAGCTCCGCCGGGTCCTGGCTTCTCCGGCCTCGATCACCAAATGCCTCAAGGCGACGCCCCTCCATGAGCTCGAGGGGGACACCGTCGAAGAATTCGCCCTCTACGTCGGGGCCATGGCCTCGGAGACCTTTGACCAGAAGATGGAAGGGCTCGACCCGCGACGGATGATCCTCATCACCGGCGACCGGGAAAACATTCAGCGTCAGGCCGTGGAGCTCGGGGTGCGGGTACTAATCGTCACCGGCTCTCTCCCCGTCGACCCGGAGATCCTGCGCCGCGGACGGGAAAAGGGCGTCACCGTCCTCTCCACCCCCTTCGATACAGCCACCAGCGCCTGGCTGACCCGCCTCTCCACCCCGGTCGGCGCCCTGGTCGGCGACGCCTACCCCTCCGTGGGACTCGGGGAGCGCCTCGACGACCTGCGTCTCAAGCTGCTCCACAGCAAGGATCCCGGCGTCATCGTCCTCGACAGCGACGGGCGGGTGGCCGCGGTGGCGACCAAGAGCAACCTTTTGGCGCCCACCCCCGTCAAGCTGATCCTCGTCGATCACAATGAACTCTCCCAGGCGGTTCCCGGGGCCGACAAGGTGGAGATCCTCGAGGTCATCGACCATCATCGCCTGGGGAATTTCCACACCGATCACCCGATCCGTTTCATCAACCAGCCCCTGGGGAGCACCTGCTCCGTCGTCGCCAGCCTCTACCGCCAGGCCGGCCTGACCCCCGACCGGACCACCGCCGGGCTGATGCTCGCCGGCCTTCTCTCCGACACCGTGATCCTCAAATCGCCGACCACCACGGCCGCCGACCGGGATCTGGCCCTGTGGCTCGAAGGACTCTCGGGGCTCGATCTGCAGGATTTCGGCCGGCGCATCTTTGGCGCCGGCAGCGCCCTGGCCGCCTACCCCTCCCTGCGGGAGATGATCGTTGCCGACTTCAAGGAGTACCAGTCCGGGGAACGCCGCTTCGGCGTCGGGCAGGTGGAGGTCGTCAGTTTTCACGAATTTCACGCTCTCAAGGACGAAATTGCCACAGCTCTGGCCGATCTGCGCCGGGAACGGCGCCTCGACACGGCCGGGCTCCTGGTGACGGACATCGTTCAGGAAACGAGCCTCTTTCTCGTCCTCGGGGGGAAAGAGCTCCCCTATGTCATCGGCTATCCGCAGGTCGAGGAAAATCTCTACCAGCTCAACGGCGTTCTTTCCCGCAAAAAACAGCTGGTTCCCCATCTGCTGAAGATCTTCAAGGACGAAAAATAG
- a CDS encoding putative glycoside hydrolase, giving the protein MELILLVAVLGSPVPAVWGGEMVCGGVFDAADGTPIAGATVTSDTEVVQSNADGSFSVDSSDGRLKLRAPGYRRQETVAVASPQVRLIPFAPKALYLSSYGIASATLRNPALQLLEKTELNALVIDIKGDRGLLAHPSAIPLATEIGAQNPVVLKNAGPLIASLKEKGIYTIARIVVFKDDLLARAHPEYAIKRGTGEVWQDGEKLGWVDPHLPQVWDYNIAIAEEAARLGFDEIQFDYVRFPAVPGLLFSRENSRVNRVAAISGFLAAARQRLAPYNVFLAADIFGYVCWNSNDTGIGQQLEELAVHLDYLSPMLYPSGFSFGAGGYTNPMENPYEIISLSLEKARQRTGLAAVRFRPWLQAFRDYAFDRRHFGAAAIRAQTAASDEFGSNGWMLWNARNVYSGAGLNVVEIEARAQIEALPQQATPPL; this is encoded by the coding sequence TTGGAATTGATCCTGCTGGTGGCGGTCCTGGGGAGCCCGGTTCCTGCGGTCTGGGGGGGAGAGATGGTCTGCGGGGGGGTTTTCGACGCCGCCGACGGGACCCCCATCGCCGGGGCGACAGTGACCAGCGACACCGAGGTGGTGCAAAGCAATGCCGACGGGAGCTTTTCCGTCGACAGCTCCGACGGTCGGCTCAAGCTCCGGGCACCGGGGTACCGCCGTCAGGAGACGGTGGCCGTGGCATCGCCGCAGGTCCGGCTGATCCCCTTTGCCCCCAAGGCCCTCTACCTCTCCTCCTACGGCATCGCCTCGGCCACCCTGCGCAACCCGGCGCTGCAGCTCCTTGAAAAGACCGAACTCAACGCTCTGGTCATCGACATCAAGGGGGATCGCGGGCTTCTCGCCCACCCCAGCGCCATCCCCCTGGCGACGGAGATCGGCGCCCAGAACCCCGTCGTCCTGAAAAATGCAGGGCCCCTCATTGCTTCCCTGAAAGAGAAGGGGATCTATACCATCGCCCGGATCGTTGTTTTCAAAGACGATCTGCTGGCCCGCGCCCACCCCGAGTATGCGATCAAGCGGGGAACGGGGGAGGTATGGCAGGATGGGGAAAAACTCGGTTGGGTCGATCCCCATCTTCCGCAGGTCTGGGACTACAACATCGCCATCGCCGAGGAGGCCGCCCGGCTCGGATTCGACGAAATCCAGTTCGACTATGTGCGCTTTCCCGCCGTTCCCGGCCTGCTTTTCTCCCGTGAAAACAGCCGGGTCAACCGGGTGGCGGCCATCTCGGGATTCCTTGCCGCCGCCCGGCAGCGTCTGGCTCCCTACAACGTCTTTCTGGCCGCCGACATCTTCGGCTATGTCTGCTGGAACAGCAACGACACCGGCATCGGGCAGCAGCTCGAGGAGCTCGCCGTCCATCTCGACTATCTCTCCCCCATGCTCTATCCCTCGGGGTTCAGCTTCGGTGCCGGCGGCTACACCAACCCCATGGAAAATCCCTACGAAATCATCTCCCTCTCGCTGGAGAAGGCTCGCCAGCGCACCGGACTGGCGGCGGTGCGCTTTCGTCCCTGGCTCCAGGCCTTCCGCGACTACGCCTTCGATCGCCGCCATTTCGGCGCCGCGGCGATCCGCGCCCAGACCGCAGCCTCCGACGAGTTCGGCAGCAACGGCTGGATGCTCTGGAATGCCCGCAACGTCTACAGCGGCGCCGGTCTCAACGTCGTTGAGATCGAGGCCCGCGCCCAAATCGAGGCGTTGCCGCAGCAGGCAACTCCCCCTCTTTAG
- a CDS encoding thioredoxin domain-containing protein: protein MKPRHPAPPVPPSGEKKRANRLAGSLSPYLLQHAANPVDWYPWGEEAFARAQEEDRPVFLSVGYSTCHWCHVMAHESFENEEVAALLNRHFVAIKVDREERPDLDHTYMTACQMLSGSGGWPTTLVLTPDKKPFFAATYLPPRSRGGMTGLMEILQKIAELWQQDRHRLLQTGSEVERALLDLESDAPSPGLLQEDLLRRAFEGYLADFDRAQGGFGSAPKFPAPHNLSLLLRLAKRFGEERATTMALQTLQQIRLGGIFDQVGFGLHRYSVDANWLVPHFEKMLYDQALAVIAFLDAYQASGAPFFRQSALEILEYVQRELSDPEGGFYCGEDADSEGKEGTYYLWSPEEVEAILGRELSAVFCRCYGIAAGGNFEGRSIPHLAEDVETLARKAGVDPQDLAALLGEGRKKLLEARSKRVHPHRDDKILSGWNGLIIAALARAGAVLDLPHLLETAQRGADFIVQRLRDETGRLLRTYRAGTAAIPAFLEDYAFVTWGLLELYQGGFDRRHLDGALELTGAMEELFADGQGGYYDTAADAEHALVRGRSLQDGALPSGVSVVALNLLRLGRLCGDLQLEARGERLLALALPKVERAPTAYAQSLIALDYALGPKSEVALTPSGEGDPPQELLAVLRSTFLPRTLLLVDRPGEEHNPLPLLLGKTPLEGRPTAYLCRERTCLPPVTRGEELREILKDC, encoded by the coding sequence ATGAAGCCCCGCCACCCCGCCCCACCCGTCCCCCCTTCCGGAGAAAAAAAGAGAGCCAACCGCCTGGCCGGCAGCCTGAGCCCCTACCTGTTGCAACATGCCGCCAACCCCGTCGACTGGTATCCCTGGGGGGAGGAAGCCTTTGCCCGGGCGCAGGAGGAAGACCGGCCGGTCTTCCTCTCCGTCGGCTATTCCACCTGCCACTGGTGCCATGTCATGGCCCACGAATCCTTCGAAAACGAAGAGGTCGCCGCCCTGCTCAACCGGCACTTTGTGGCGATCAAGGTCGACCGGGAAGAGCGCCCCGACCTCGACCATACCTACATGACCGCCTGCCAGATGCTCAGCGGCAGCGGCGGCTGGCCGACGACCCTGGTCCTTACCCCCGACAAGAAACCGTTTTTCGCCGCAACCTACCTCCCTCCCCGGTCCCGGGGGGGGATGACCGGGCTGATGGAAATCCTGCAAAAGATCGCCGAGCTCTGGCAGCAGGACCGGCATCGGCTGCTGCAGACCGGCTCTGAAGTCGAGAGGGCGCTCCTCGACCTGGAGAGTGACGCCCCGTCGCCGGGCCTTCTGCAGGAGGATCTGCTACGCCGCGCCTTCGAAGGATATCTGGCCGACTTCGACCGAGCCCAGGGGGGCTTCGGCTCCGCTCCCAAATTTCCCGCCCCCCACAATCTCTCGCTCCTGCTGCGCCTGGCAAAACGCTTCGGCGAGGAGCGGGCGACGACGATGGCCCTGCAGACCCTCCAGCAGATCCGCCTCGGCGGTATTTTCGACCAGGTCGGTTTCGGTCTGCACCGATATTCCGTCGATGCAAACTGGCTCGTCCCCCATTTCGAAAAGATGCTCTACGACCAGGCCCTGGCCGTCATCGCCTTTCTCGACGCCTATCAGGCGAGCGGCGCCCCCTTTTTCCGCCAGAGCGCCCTCGAAATCCTCGAGTACGTGCAGAGAGAGCTCTCCGACCCGGAGGGCGGCTTCTACTGCGGCGAGGATGCCGATTCGGAAGGGAAGGAAGGGACCTACTACCTCTGGAGTCCCGAGGAGGTGGAGGCGATTCTCGGCCGGGAACTCTCCGCCGTCTTCTGCCGTTGTTACGGTATCGCGGCCGGAGGGAATTTTGAGGGGCGGAGCATCCCCCACCTCGCCGAGGACGTCGAAACCCTGGCGCGAAAGGCCGGAGTCGACCCCCAGGACCTTGCGGCCCTCCTCGGCGAAGGGCGCAAAAAGCTCCTGGAGGCCCGCAGCAAACGAGTCCACCCCCATCGCGATGACAAGATTCTCAGCGGCTGGAACGGGCTGATCATCGCCGCCCTGGCCCGGGCAGGTGCCGTCCTCGACCTGCCGCATCTTCTGGAAACGGCGCAGAGGGGCGCCGATTTCATCGTCCAGCGCCTGCGCGACGAAACGGGGCGACTGCTGCGCACCTATCGCGCCGGCACGGCGGCCATTCCGGCCTTCCTCGAAGACTATGCTTTTGTGACCTGGGGACTTTTGGAACTCTATCAGGGGGGATTTGACAGGCGGCACCTCGACGGAGCCCTGGAACTCACTGGAGCGATGGAGGAGCTGTTTGCCGATGGGCAGGGGGGGTATTACGACACCGCAGCCGATGCCGAGCATGCCCTGGTGCGGGGGCGCTCCCTGCAGGACGGCGCCCTCCCTTCGGGGGTCTCGGTGGTCGCCCTCAACCTCCTGCGGCTGGGGCGACTCTGCGGCGATCTTCAGCTCGAAGCGCGGGGGGAGCGCCTCCTCGCCCTCGCTCTCCCCAAGGTCGAGCGGGCTCCCACGGCCTATGCCCAGAGCCTCATCGCCCTCGACTACGCCCTGGGGCCGAAAAGCGAGGTCGCCCTCACCCCGTCGGGCGAGGGGGATCCCCCGCAAGAACTCCTTGCCGTGTTGCGCTCGACCTTTCTCCCCCGCACCCTGCTTCTGGTCGACCGCCCCGGAGAAGAGCACAACCCGCTCCCCCTGCTCCTCGGCAAGACGCCCCTGGAGGGCCGGCCCACGGCCTATCTCTGCCGGGAGCGGACCTGCCTTCCTCCCGTGACCCGGGGGGAGGAGCTGCGGGAGATTCTGAAGGATTGCTGA
- a CDS encoding nitrite/sulfite reductase has translation MTIDYGRLRIEGVYKQTDDGHLMMRIKVPAGVLSSEQALIVGDIADRHADGRVHLTTRGSLEIHWLQHRDLAEIHRRLAAVGLTSRGACGGAVRGIACSTTFADGFSVAQVLARKLHRHLAGNPHFEGLPKKFKISVDAGYQGSRHLIQDLGLVYAGSEDGIDLYDLWTAGGLGREPIEAFLFERSVPEPRILPTIEAVVRIYRQHTPAGKRLKHLLQEIGEKKFRLLVAERLEHAVDLPLGDAFEKRLTPLPVAGGGRARIEAVVFAGELTSPALRELAAVASDHAGGFMAITADQNIAFLLENDDPSAAAAALAAAGFSGATVEEQVAFRICPGNHECRMGLAPTRDVARAIAGTLDERGRGLDWAISGCPNSCAQPQLAAVGIIAVKSLKDASGARHPLFDLYRRQEAGFGRLLRRGLNLTELLQAVTDLQRGEVRG, from the coding sequence ATGACCATTGACTACGGCAGATTACGTATCGAGGGGGTTTACAAGCAGACGGACGATGGCCACCTGATGATGCGGATCAAGGTCCCCGCCGGAGTCCTCTCCAGCGAACAGGCGCTGATCGTCGGCGACATCGCCGACCGCCATGCCGACGGCCGGGTGCACCTGACCACCCGGGGGAGCCTTGAGATTCACTGGCTGCAGCACCGGGACCTCGCCGAAATCCACCGTCGCCTGGCGGCCGTCGGCCTCACGTCCCGCGGGGCCTGCGGCGGGGCCGTGCGCGGCATCGCCTGCAGCACCACCTTTGCCGACGGTTTTTCCGTCGCCCAGGTTCTGGCCCGCAAGCTGCACCGGCATCTGGCCGGCAACCCCCATTTCGAAGGGTTGCCGAAAAAATTCAAAATCAGCGTCGACGCCGGTTACCAGGGATCCCGGCACCTGATTCAGGACCTCGGCCTGGTCTACGCCGGCAGCGAAGACGGCATCGATCTTTACGACCTCTGGACGGCCGGGGGGCTGGGACGGGAGCCGATCGAAGCTTTCCTCTTCGAGCGAAGCGTCCCCGAGCCGCGCATCCTCCCGACGATCGAGGCGGTGGTGCGCATCTACCGGCAGCACACTCCGGCGGGAAAGCGCCTTAAGCACCTGTTGCAGGAGATAGGCGAAAAGAAGTTCCGCCTCCTGGTCGCTGAGCGTCTGGAGCATGCCGTCGACCTCCCCCTCGGCGACGCCTTCGAGAAGCGTCTGACTCCCCTCCCGGTTGCGGGGGGGGGAAGGGCGAGGATCGAGGCGGTCGTTTTTGCCGGCGAACTGACCTCCCCGGCCCTGAGGGAGCTGGCCGCAGTGGCCAGCGACCACGCCGGGGGCTTCATGGCGATCACCGCCGACCAGAATATCGCCTTTCTCCTCGAAAACGACGATCCAAGCGCCGCCGCAGCGGCCCTGGCCGCCGCCGGTTTTTCCGGCGCCACCGTCGAGGAGCAGGTCGCTTTCCGCATCTGTCCCGGCAATCACGAATGCCGCATGGGGCTGGCTCCGACGCGGGATGTGGCCCGGGCCATTGCCGGCACCCTCGACGAGAGGGGAAGAGGACTCGACTGGGCCATCTCCGGCTGCCCCAACTCCTGCGCCCAGCCGCAACTGGCGGCCGTCGGCATCATCGCCGTCAAAAGCCTCAAGGACGCCTCCGGAGCGCGGCACCCCCTCTTCGATCTCTACCGGCGACAGGAAGCAGGCTTCGGCCGCCTCCTCCGCCGAGGGCTGAATCTGACCGAACTCCTTCAGGCGGTAACCGACCTGCAACGGGGAGAGGTCCGGGGATGA